A genomic window from Paucibacter sp. KCTC 42545 includes:
- the rimM gene encoding ribosome maturation factor RimM (Essential for efficient processing of 16S rRNA), whose protein sequence is MTRAPTDSRQPSPAADEAAWPEDAIEVGCILDAWGVKGWFKVQAYSSDAQALFSSRRWFLKRPEVAGQAGPVVAGAKALPRLLKILSIREHGEGLVANAQDCADRNAAESLRGARIFISRSAFPVSDPDEYYWVDLIGLTVVNRQGETLGQVEGLIDAGPHSVLRIIPPGLVAPVKPDQERLVPFVAKFVDDVDLEQRVITVDWGLDF, encoded by the coding sequence ATGACAAGAGCACCCACCGATTCCCGTCAACCTTCGCCCGCTGCCGACGAGGCGGCTTGGCCCGAGGATGCGATTGAGGTCGGGTGCATTCTTGATGCCTGGGGCGTCAAGGGCTGGTTCAAGGTGCAAGCCTATTCCAGCGATGCCCAGGCACTTTTTTCCTCGCGCCGCTGGTTTCTCAAGCGGCCCGAGGTCGCTGGCCAAGCTGGCCCGGTTGTGGCGGGTGCGAAAGCGCTGCCGCGACTGCTGAAAATTCTGTCGATCCGCGAGCATGGCGAGGGCCTGGTGGCCAACGCTCAAGATTGCGCGGATCGCAACGCGGCTGAGAGCTTGCGCGGGGCGCGCATCTTCATCTCGCGTTCGGCTTTTCCGGTCTCGGATCCGGATGAGTATTACTGGGTTGATCTGATCGGTTTGACTGTGGTCAACCGTCAGGGCGAAACCTTGGGCCAGGTCGAAGGCCTGATCGATGCCGGCCCGCACAGCGTGCTGCGCATCATTCCGCCGGGCCTGGTGGCACCGGTCAAGCCTGATCAAGAGCGCCTGGTGCCTTTTGTGGCGAAGTTTGTCGACGATGTCGACCTTGAGCAGCGCGTGATCACCGTGGATTGGGGTCTGGACTTCTAA
- the rpsP gene encoding 30S ribosomal protein S16, whose amino-acid sequence MVVIRLARGGSKKRPFYNIVVANSQQRRDGRFIEKVGFYNPVASGAAEPLRVAVDRVNYWVGVGAQLSPTVERLVIQAKKAVVAA is encoded by the coding sequence ATGGTTGTTATTCGTCTGGCTCGTGGCGGTTCTAAAAAGCGTCCTTTCTACAACATCGTCGTTGCTAACAGCCAGCAGCGTCGTGACGGCCGCTTCATCGAGAAGGTCGGCTTCTACAACCCCGTGGCTTCCGGCGCTGCCGAGCCGCTGCGCGTTGCTGTTGACCGCGTGAACTACTGGGTTGGCGTTGGCGCCCAGCTGTCGCCTACCGTCGAGCGTCTGGTGATCCAGGCCAAGAAGGCTGTTGTTGCTGCCTGA
- a CDS encoding GNAT family N-acetyltransferase encodes MSTENPIILSNITIRPSTEADLAAIQAIYATAVLHGTGTFETEVPDQAEMQRRRAEVLSRQLPWLVAEVGGEVQGYAYANYFRPRLAYRFCVEDSIYLAPSAQGKGLGRLLLAELIARCEQAGARQMLAVIGDSANAGSVGLHKALGFTPKGVLESAGWKFGRWLDVVMMQRQLGLGDQSEPEARA; translated from the coding sequence ATGAGCACAGAAAACCCAATTATCCTCAGCAACATCACGATTCGACCCAGCACCGAGGCCGATCTCGCCGCCATCCAGGCCATTTACGCCACTGCCGTGCTCCATGGCACCGGCACTTTTGAGACCGAAGTCCCCGATCAGGCGGAAATGCAGCGCCGCCGCGCCGAAGTGCTGTCGCGCCAGCTGCCCTGGCTGGTGGCCGAAGTGGGCGGCGAGGTGCAAGGCTATGCCTATGCCAACTACTTCCGCCCTCGCCTGGCCTATCGCTTTTGCGTGGAGGATTCGATCTATCTGGCACCTAGCGCCCAAGGCAAGGGCTTGGGCCGACTCTTGCTGGCCGAGTTGATCGCGCGCTGCGAGCAAGCCGGGGCGCGGCAGATGCTGGCCGTTATCGGCGATTCGGCCAATGCCGGGTCGGTGGGCCTACACAAAGCGCTGGGCTTCACCCCTAAGGGCGTGCTGGAAAGTGCAGGCTGGAAGTTCGGCCGCTGGCTGGATGTGGTGATGATGCAGCGCCAACTGGGCCTGGGCGATCAAAGCGAGCCCGAGGCCCGCGCATGA
- a CDS encoding NINE protein — protein MNGAKSKTVATWLSLLLGSLGLHRIYLYGLGDKLAWAFPLPTLIGLYGVRRMGELGQDDRLSWFLMPVLGVMLVIAMISGIVYGLTPDEKWDSEHNAGKASPASGWGAVIGVVLCLLIGGTCLMSTIAFSAQRYFETQVEAAQAISQ, from the coding sequence ATGAACGGCGCCAAGTCCAAGACCGTCGCCACCTGGCTCTCTCTGCTGCTGGGCAGCCTGGGCCTGCACCGCATCTACCTCTACGGCCTTGGCGACAAGCTGGCCTGGGCCTTCCCGCTGCCCACGCTGATCGGCCTCTACGGCGTGCGCCGCATGGGCGAGTTGGGGCAGGACGATCGCCTGTCCTGGTTTTTGATGCCCGTGCTGGGCGTGATGCTGGTGATTGCCATGATCAGCGGCATCGTCTACGGCCTCACCCCTGACGAGAAATGGGACAGCGAGCACAACGCCGGCAAGGCCTCCCCCGCCAGCGGCTGGGGCGCTGTCATCGGCGTGGTGCTGTGCCTGCTGATCGGCGGCACTTGCCTGATGAGCACCATCGCTTTCAGCGCCCAGCGCTATTTCGAAACCCAGGTGGAGGCGGCGCAAGCCATCAGCCAGTAA
- a CDS encoding inorganic phosphate transporter, whose translation MDAVQVSFWVVVLLVVLAVLFDFMNGFHDAANSIATVVSTGVLKPQQAVLFAAFFNVLAISIFHLQVAKTIGKGIVDPGVVDHHVIFGALIGAIAWNVITWWYGIPSSSSHALIGGICGAVLAKAGFGALQMGGILKTVAFIFVSPLLGFLLGSAMMVVVAWLFRRSSPIRVDGWFRRMQLVSAGLYSLGHGGNDAQKTIGLIWMLLVASGFMSAQASAPPDWVIVVCYLAIGMGTMFGGWRIVRTMGQKITKLKPVGGFCAETGGAITLFLATGLGIPVSTTHTITGAIVGVGSVQRASGVRWGVAGNIVWAWIFTIPASALVAGLFYWVSLGLF comes from the coding sequence GATTTCATGAACGGTTTCCACGATGCGGCCAACTCGATTGCCACGGTGGTGTCGACCGGGGTCTTGAAGCCCCAGCAGGCGGTTTTGTTCGCCGCATTCTTCAATGTGCTGGCGATCTCTATTTTTCACTTGCAGGTGGCCAAGACCATCGGCAAGGGCATTGTTGACCCCGGTGTGGTTGACCACCATGTGATTTTCGGCGCCTTGATCGGCGCGATTGCCTGGAATGTGATCACCTGGTGGTACGGCATTCCGTCGAGCTCCTCGCACGCCTTGATCGGCGGCATTTGCGGCGCGGTGTTGGCTAAAGCCGGCTTCGGTGCTTTGCAGATGGGTGGCATTCTGAAGACGGTGGCTTTCATCTTCGTCTCGCCTTTGCTGGGCTTTTTGCTTGGCTCGGCCATGATGGTGGTGGTGGCCTGGTTATTCAGGCGCAGCTCACCGATCCGGGTCGATGGCTGGTTCAGGCGTATGCAACTGGTGTCTGCCGGCCTGTACAGCCTGGGTCATGGTGGCAATGATGCGCAAAAAACCATCGGCCTGATCTGGATGTTGCTGGTGGCTTCGGGCTTTATGTCAGCCCAGGCCAGCGCGCCACCTGACTGGGTGATCGTGGTCTGCTACCTGGCCATCGGCATGGGCACCATGTTCGGTGGCTGGCGCATTGTTCGGACCATGGGCCAGAAGATCACCAAGCTCAAGCCGGTGGGCGGCTTTTGCGCCGAAACGGGCGGGGCCATCACCTTGTTCCTGGCCACCGGCCTCGGTATTCCGGTATCGACCACACACACCATCACCGGCGCCATCGTCGGCGTGGGCTCGGTGCAGCGCGCTTCGGGCGTGCGCTGGGGCGTGGCGGGCAATATCGTCTGGGCCTGGATCTTCACCATCCCGGCTTCGGCCTTGGTGGCGGGCTTGTTCTACTGGGTCAGCCTGGGCTTGTTCTGA